A genome region from Pseudanabaena sp. Chao 1811 includes the following:
- a CDS encoding NACHT and WD repeat domain-containing protein, giving the protein MNDRTDIIADNNRDALRRLTRIVTRSQGFSLSIALSNYHVLQKRVLQDLRSQLTENGLPETAIATLELKPDAKTLLAPIQELMGEVHQLPSEQKPKVLMVLGLDAVTEIEAVLKSANRVREEFANCLEFPMVLWLNDRTQDILTREASDLANWTTAGAIEFQLETEELKNLVQASTEAMFDRFLEIDKQETSLHAEISPSAQHFELMSAIAELEEQQIAIAPELRANLDFAFGCIAFTDKEITQAQEFFQKSLATFAECDRLKQAICLLQLGMCEFNRAFGDRYHKLPFYEASQKYFAESINLFRELERWDLVAAYINFLTATTEELLSREALTPNPSPRGRGEQEVDLTPPLLRERGLGGEGLEALAHEALSLHQTYPNQLREAHDRAIIASVKLREKDYQSAKEFAELALALYHEGEELKLSNLSFSKRYGYGKYEIWLARALEGLGDRQGAIRRLENVKASWNHQYDAQIYVAVLEELRSLYTAAGLYLEAFETKQHQRSVEQQYGLRAFIGAGTLNPKREGNNPDPYTNVAPPPDEIAQEIAASGRMQDVLNLVDRIGQARFPLTVVHGDSGAGKSSILSGGVIPALRLRESFDGRRVLVLAVKTYKDWSGEIRRQLQNYFPNRSPDLDPIHHFKRNIEENYLTVLIFDQFEDFFFKKEDFRDRLPFYKFLKACLHTDFVRVVLSLREDYLHYLLECDRAVDLEKVENDILGKQVRYYLGDFTQEQARQVIEALTRRSQLRLEPELIERLVTDLSGEQLRILPIELQVVGAQLESEVPPISNLREYLALTGDTQRKSSEVLVERWLENVVRDCGVGNKELAERVLYALTGNEEKRPQKTQAELAAELLPSSAPLAPQFWGGQENDRVSKSPSIGGFRGLDNIASEKGGAENLSLVLAVLVGSGLAFRVSSAPDDRFQLIHDYLVSFIRKKYVFGMAEELRMTKEQLRSALEAKDLALAEKEKELQRAEIAEIEAVSITCEAYWLAHKELDAMVAGLRAARRIFDPDIRKIVPNYTEGRTFGRLWEVIHNIHEANRLEGHRSGVRSVAFSPDGKTIASGSYDKSIKLWNLEGKELSTLTGHSNWVRSVAFSPDGKTIASGSYDKSIKLWNLEGKELRTLMGHSNGVLSVAFSPDGKTIVSGSSDNSIKLWNLEGKELRTLTGHSNVVRSVAFSPDGKTIASGSYDKSIKLWNLEGKELRTLTGHSNVIRSVAFSPDGKTIASGSSDNSIKLWNLEGKELRTLTGHSNGVLSVAFSPDGKTIASGSSDNSIKLWNLEGKELRTFMGHSNGVWSIAFSPDGKTIVSGSSDKSIKLWNLEGKELRTLMGHSNVVRSIAFSPVRAAFPQEIGKTIVSGSSDKSIKLWNLEGKELRTLMGHSNGVLSVAFSPDGKTIASGSSDKSIKLWNLEGKELRTLMGHNNGIWSIAFSPDGKTIASGSSDNSIKLWNLEGKELRTLTGHSNGVLSVAFSPDGKTIASGSSDNSIKLWNLEGKELRTLTGHSNVVWSIAFSPDGKTIVSGSSDNSIKLWNLKGKELRTLMGHSNEVWSVAFSPDGKTIASGSSDNSIKLWNLEGKELRTLTGHSNGVLSVAFSPDGKTIASGSYDKSVKLWDIDYDRAISEACDWLRPYLTNNSNVSESNRQLLTSPVEA; this is encoded by the coding sequence TAATGGTTTTGGGATTGGATGCGGTTACGGAAATCGAAGCGGTTTTGAAGTCGGCAAATCGGGTAAGAGAAGAATTTGCCAATTGTTTAGAGTTTCCGATGGTATTGTGGCTAAACGATCGCACTCAGGATATTTTGACCCGTGAGGCGAGTGATCTAGCGAACTGGACTACGGCAGGGGCGATCGAGTTTCAGCTTGAGACGGAGGAACTAAAGAATTTAGTCCAAGCATCGACGGAGGCAATGTTCGATCGCTTTCTTGAGATTGACAAGCAAGAAACTTCTCTTCACGCTGAAATCTCCCCTAGTGCACAGCATTTTGAACTGATGTCCGCGATCGCCGAATTAGAGGAGCAACAAATTGCGATCGCGCCAGAATTAAGAGCTAATCTAGATTTTGCCTTTGGGTGTATTGCCTTTACAGACAAGGAGATTACACAGGCGCAAGAATTTTTTCAAAAAAGCTTAGCAACTTTTGCAGAATGCGATCGCCTCAAACAGGCGATTTGTTTGCTGCAATTGGGAATGTGCGAGTTCAATCGCGCCTTTGGCGATCGCTATCACAAGCTACCTTTTTACGAAGCTTCTCAAAAATATTTTGCTGAAAGTATCAATCTTTTCCGTGAATTGGAACGTTGGGATTTGGTGGCAGCATATATTAACTTTTTGACTGCGACAACAGAGGAGTTATTGAGTCGGGAAGCCCTCACCCCCAACCCCTCTCCCAGAGGGAGAGGGGAGCAAGAAGTAGATCTAACTCCCCCTCTCCTGCGGGAGAGGGGGCTGGGGGGTGAGGGCTTAGAAGCTCTCGCCCATGAAGCCTTATCCCTACATCAAACCTATCCCAATCAATTGCGAGAGGCGCACGATCGCGCCATCATTGCGTCGGTCAAACTTAGAGAAAAGGACTATCAATCGGCGAAAGAGTTTGCAGAATTGGCTTTGGCTCTCTATCACGAAGGAGAAGAACTGAAACTATCGAATTTAAGTTTTTCCAAGCGTTATGGCTATGGGAAGTATGAGATTTGGTTAGCGAGGGCTTTGGAGGGATTGGGCGATCGCCAAGGTGCGATTAGGCGGCTCGAAAATGTCAAGGCTAGCTGGAATCATCAATACGATGCTCAGATTTATGTGGCAGTTTTGGAGGAGTTGCGATCACTCTATACCGCCGCAGGTTTATATCTAGAAGCCTTTGAAACTAAGCAACATCAGCGATCGGTGGAGCAGCAGTATGGCTTACGCGCTTTTATTGGGGCGGGTACGCTCAATCCGAAACGAGAAGGCAATAATCCTGATCCCTATACGAATGTTGCGCCGCCGCCCGATGAAATTGCTCAAGAGATTGCGGCTTCAGGAAGAATGCAAGATGTGCTGAACTTGGTCGATCGCATTGGTCAGGCAAGATTTCCGTTAACGGTGGTGCATGGTGATTCGGGGGCAGGGAAAAGTTCGATTTTGAGTGGTGGGGTGATTCCTGCGTTACGGCTCAGAGAGAGCTTTGATGGGCGTAGGGTTTTAGTTTTGGCGGTGAAAACCTATAAAGATTGGAGTGGCGAAATTCGGCGGCAGTTACAGAATTATTTCCCCAATCGCTCTCCCGATCTCGATCCGATCCATCATTTCAAACGGAATATTGAAGAGAATTATTTGACGGTATTAATATTCGATCAGTTTGAGGATTTCTTTTTTAAGAAGGAAGATTTTCGCGATCGCCTACCGTTTTATAAGTTCCTGAAGGCTTGTTTGCATACAGATTTTGTGCGGGTAGTGTTGTCATTGCGGGAGGACTATTTGCATTATTTGTTGGAATGCGATCGCGCTGTGGATTTGGAAAAGGTGGAGAATGATATTCTCGGTAAGCAGGTGCGCTACTATTTGGGGGATTTTACGCAGGAGCAGGCGCGGCAGGTAATCGAGGCGTTGACTAGGCGATCGCAGTTACGTTTAGAGCCTGAGTTGATCGAGCGTCTCGTGACGGATTTGAGTGGTGAGCAGTTGCGGATTTTGCCGATTGAGTTGCAGGTGGTGGGGGCGCAGTTGGAGTCGGAGGTTCCACCAATCTCGAATCTGCGTGAGTATCTTGCATTGACAGGGGATACGCAGCGTAAGTCGAGTGAGGTATTGGTGGAGCGGTGGTTGGAGAATGTGGTGAGGGATTGTGGGGTGGGGAATAAGGAGTTGGCGGAGAGGGTGTTGTATGCGTTGACGGGGAATGAGGAGAAGCGTCCGCAAAAGACGCAAGCGGAGCTTGCGGCGGAGTTGTTGCCATCTTCAGCCCCCCTAGCCCCCCAATTCTGGGGGGGACAAGAAAATGACCGTGTTTCAAAGTCCCCCAGTATTGGGGGATTTAGGGGGCTAGATAACATTGCATCGGAGAAGGGAGGAGCAGAAAATCTCTCGCTAGTGCTAGCGGTTCTAGTTGGCTCTGGGCTTGCTTTTCGGGTGAGTAGTGCGCCTGATGATCGTTTTCAGTTGATTCATGATTATTTGGTTAGCTTTATTCGCAAGAAGTATGTCTTCGGTATGGCGGAAGAGTTGCGGATGACTAAAGAACAATTGCGATCGGCGCTAGAGGCAAAAGATTTAGCTCTAGCAGAGAAAGAAAAAGAACTCCAACGCGCTGAAATTGCTGAGATCGAAGCGGTGAGTATCACCTGTGAGGCTTATTGGCTAGCGCATAAGGAGTTAGATGCGATGGTGGCAGGATTAAGAGCCGCAAGGCGCATCTTCGATCCTGATATCCGCAAGATTGTTCCTAACTATACCGAGGGTAGAACCTTTGGGCGACTGTGGGAAGTTATCCATAACATTCACGAAGCCAATCGCCTTGAAGGACATCGCAGTGGGGTTAGGAGCGTTGCCTTTTCTCCCGATGGCAAAACCATCGCCTCTGGCAGTTATGACAAATCCATCAAATTATGGAACCTCGAAGGAAAAGAACTGAGTACCCTCACGGGGCATAGCAATTGGGTTAGGAGCGTCGCCTTTTCTCCCGATGGCAAAACCATCGCCTCTGGTAGTTATGACAAATCCATCAAATTATGGAATCTGGAAGGAAAAGAACTGCGTACCCTCATGGGGCATAGCAATGGGGTTTTGAGCGTCGCCTTTTCTCCCGATGGCAAAACCATCGTCTCTGGCAGTTCTGACAACTCCATCAAATTATGGAATCTGGAAGGAAAAGAACTGCGTACCCTCACGGGGCATAGCAATGTGGTTAGGAGCGTCGCCTTTTCTCCCGATGGCAAAACCATCGCCTCTGGCAGTTATGACAAATCCATCAAATTATGGAATCTGGAAGGAAAAGAACTGCGTACCCTCACGGGGCATAGCAATGTGATTAGGAGCGTCGCCTTTTCTCCCGATGGCAAAACCATCGCCTCTGGCAGTTCTGACAACTCCATCAAATTATGGAATCTGGAAGGAAAAGAACTGCGTACCCTCACGGGGCATAGCAATGGGGTTTTGAGCGTCGCCTTTTCTCCCGATGGCAAAACCATCGCCTCTGGCAGTTCTGACAACTCCATCAAATTATGGAATCTGGAAGGAAAAGAACTGCGTACCTTCATGGGGCATAGCAATGGGGTTTGGAGCATTGCCTTTTCTCCCGATGGCAAAACCATCGTCTCTGGCAGTTCTGACAAATCCATCAAATTATGGAATCTGGAAGGAAAAGAACTGCGTACCCTCATGGGGCATAGCAATGTGGTTAGGAGCATCGCCTTTTCTCCCGTTCGCGCAGCGTTTCCGCAGGAAATTGGCAAAACCATCGTCTCTGGCAGTTCTGACAAATCCATCAAATTATGGAACCTCGAAGGAAAAGAACTGCGTACCCTCATGGGGCATAGCAATGGGGTTTTGAGCGTCGCCTTTTCTCCCGATGGCAAAACTATCGCCTCTGGCAGTTCTGACAAATCCATCAAATTATGGAATCTGGAAGGAAAAGAACTGCGTACCCTCATGGGGCATAACAATGGGATTTGGAGCATCGCCTTTTCTCCCGATGGCAAAACCATCGCCTCTGGCAGTTCTGACAACTCCATCAAATTATGGAATCTGGAAGGAAAAGAACTGCGTACCCTCACGGGGCATAGCAATGGGGTTTTGAGCGTCGCCTTTTCTCCCGATGGCAAAACCATCGCCTCTGGCAGTTCTGACAACTCCATCAAATTATGGAATCTGGAAGGAAAAGAACTGCGTACCCTCACGGGGCATAGCAATGTAGTTTGGAGCATCGCCTTTTCTCCCGATGGCAAAACCATCGTCTCTGGCAGTTCTGACAACTCCATCAAATTATGGAATCTCAAAGGAAAAGAACTGCGTACCCTCATGGGGCATAGCAATGAGGTTTGGAGCGTCGCCTTTTCTCCCGATGGCAAAACCATCGCCTCTGGCAGTTCTGACAACTCCATCAAATTATGGAATCTGGAAGGAAAAGAACTGCGTACCCTCACGGGGCATAGCAATGGGGTTTTGAGCGTCGCCTTTTCTCCCGATGGCAAAACCATCGCCTCTGGCAGTTATGACAAATCCGTCAAATTATGGGATATCGACTATGATCGCGCAATTTCTGAAGCCTGCGATTGGCTACGCCCTTACCTCACCAATAACTCCAATGTTTCTGAAAGCAACAGACAACTTTTGACAAGTCCTGTAGAGGCGTAG
- a CDS encoding Tab2/Atab2 family RNA-binding protein, whose translation MSKIWELDFYSRPVLDTNNKKVWELLICDRDRQFEWVRECPSNEVNSEWLAKQLAECVETTGETPIKIRFFRPSMTNIIIRGCTLAGITGQASRRVFTMSAWLAERMANIYPNREGFQAVDPNPLPLKVLAAQDPKPVPDALMGERWISVSLKAGDFAEANEWSMDFSELLDISHLDPETIVSGIIIISARATALAAWMSGVDPVFIKFERLLGDRTQMQLEASADARWVLANLQAPKDKQAIAQGAAFEKSKQNAQGFHFLAVQTKPEEEHFAGFWMLKEVI comes from the coding sequence ATGTCGAAAATTTGGGAGTTAGATTTTTATTCCCGTCCTGTGTTGGATACTAATAATAAAAAGGTCTGGGAATTACTGATTTGCGATCGCGATCGCCAGTTTGAATGGGTACGTGAATGCCCATCCAACGAAGTCAACTCCGAATGGCTAGCCAAGCAACTTGCGGAATGTGTAGAAACAACGGGAGAAACCCCCATCAAAATCCGTTTCTTTCGTCCGAGCATGACCAATATTATTATTCGGGGTTGTACGCTAGCAGGTATCACAGGACAAGCATCGCGGCGGGTATTTACGATGTCTGCATGGCTCGCCGAGAGAATGGCAAATATTTACCCTAATCGTGAAGGTTTTCAGGCAGTTGATCCCAATCCATTGCCCTTAAAAGTACTAGCCGCCCAAGATCCCAAACCCGTTCCTGATGCCTTAATGGGAGAGCGTTGGATCTCCGTATCGCTAAAAGCGGGAGACTTTGCCGAAGCGAATGAATGGTCGATGGATTTTAGTGAACTACTCGATATCAGTCACCTCGATCCTGAAACGATTGTATCGGGGATCATCATTATTTCAGCAAGGGCAACAGCTCTGGCGGCGTGGATGTCAGGCGTTGATCCTGTATTTATCAAATTTGAACGCTTGCTAGGCGATCGCACCCAAATGCAATTGGAAGCCAGTGCCGATGCGCGATGGGTATTAGCAAATTTACAAGCACCAAAAGATAAACAGGCGATCGCTCAAGGTGCAGCCTTTGAAAAGTCTAAACAAAATGCCCAAGGGTTTCATTTCCTAGCCGTACAAACCAAACCTGAAGAAGAACATTTTGCGGGATTTTGGATGCTGAAAGAAGTTATTTAG